One Candidatus Paceibacterota bacterium genomic window carries:
- the pgk gene encoding phosphoglycerate kinase, producing MRSIREKKNLKGKTALVRVDFNVPIKNGKVEDDFRIKKALPTIKFLIKKGAKIILITHLGEGGETLVPIAKALNKFIKVKFIPEIIGSKVSKACFEMKNGEIILLENLRNNKGEQLCNKNFAENLAKFSDIYVNEAFPESHRKVSSIVLLPKLLPAYAGFQLEAEIKNLAHAFKNPKHPFLFILGGAKFSTKMPLIKKYLKLADYVFVGGALAHNFLKAKGCEVGRSLIDNNNYGIEKLLKNKKLILPVDFVMKDGIIVDIGEETIKNLAPLIKKSKLILWNGPLGRYEDGGAEATKKVFKLVASSKAESVIGGGDTVALIRELNMENKFSFVSTGGGAMLDFLANGTLPGIKALR from the coding sequence ATGCGAAGCATTAGAGAAAAAAAAAATTTAAAAGGGAAAACAGCGCTCGTGCGAGTAGATTTTAATGTGCCCATTAAAAATGGCAAAGTCGAAGATGATTTTCGCATAAAAAAAGCTTTACCAACTATTAAGTTTTTAATTAAAAAAGGAGCAAAAATAATTTTAATTACTCATCTCGGAGAAGGGGGAGAGACGCTTGTGCCTATTGCTAAAGCTTTAAATAAATTTATTAAAGTGAAATTTATTCCTGAAATTATTGGCTCAAAAGTTTCTAAGGCATGTTTCGAAATGAAAAATGGGGAAATTATTTTATTAGAAAACTTAAGAAACAACAAAGGCGAACAGCTATGTAATAAAAATTTCGCCGAAAACTTGGCAAAATTTTCAGATATTTATGTAAATGAGGCATTCCCTGAATCTCATCGAAAAGTTTCTTCGATTGTTCTATTGCCCAAGCTATTGCCTGCTTATGCCGGTTTCCAATTAGAAGCTGAAATAAAAAACTTAGCTCATGCTTTCAAAAATCCCAAGCATCCATTTTTGTTTATTTTAGGCGGGGCTAAGTTTTCTACCAAAATGCCTCTTATTAAAAAATACTTAAAATTGGCAGATTATGTATTCGTTGGTGGGGCGTTGGCTCATAATTTTTTAAAGGCAAAAGGCTGTGAAGTCGGTAGATCTCTAATTGATAACAACAATTATGGAATTGAAAAATTGCTAAAAAATAAAAAATTAATTTTACCCGTCGATTTTGTCATGAAGGATGGAATTATTGTAGACATAGGAGAAGAAACAATAAAAAATTTAGCGCCACTGATAAAGAAATCAAAGCTTATACTTTGGAATGGTCCGCTTGGTAGATATGAAGACGGCGGAGCAGAAGCTACTAAAAAAGTATTTAAATTAGTTGCAAGCTCTAAAGCCGAAAGTGTCATTGGCGGAGGAGACACGGTAGCCCTAATAAGAGAACTGAATATGGAAAATAAATTTTCTTTTGTATCTACCGGTGGCGGTGCCATGCTTGATTTTTTAGCAAATGGAACCTTGCCGGGAATCAAAGCGCTGCGATAA
- a CDS encoding GNAT family N-acetyltransferase, whose amino-acid sequence MEENPLKNKEKLALKIEIATEKDWEEYKKIRCEAIDTDPEGSGKYFKDEARVERNQTDNEWKEDLGKSIIVLARNGSEVIGIIKGVKSPNSDELRVWRINSVFLKPNFRKSVIGENIAERMLKTILDEEKRKGAEKVRLWVLVSRGAAIKLYEKFGFEKLDEERALPIIGNDPKYLSEYQIMELDLINKEHNG is encoded by the coding sequence ATGGAAGAAAATCCTTTAAAGAATAAAGAAAAATTAGCTTTAAAAATAGAAATAGCTACAGAAAAAGATTGGGAGGAATATAAAAAAATTAGATGTGAAGCTATTGATACAGACCCCGAAGGCTCTGGTAAATATTTTAAAGATGAAGCTCGGGTGGAAAGAAATCAAACTGATAATGAATGGAAAGAAGATTTAGGAAAATCTATTATAGTTTTGGCAAGAAATGGGTCAGAGGTAATAGGAATTATAAAAGGAGTAAAAAGTCCGAATTCAGATGAGCTTCGGGTATGGAGAATAAATTCTGTTTTCCTTAAACCAAATTTTAGGAAAAGTGTTATTGGGGAAAACATTGCAGAAAGAATGCTCAAAACAATATTAGACGAGGAAAAAAGGAAAGGCGCTGAAAAAGTTAGACTTTGGGTGTTAGTTAGCAGAGGAGCAGCGATTAAACTTTATGAAAAATTCGGTTTTGAAAAACTTGATGAAGAGAGGGCGTTGCCAATTATTGGAAATGACCCGAAGTATCTTTCTGAATACCAAATAATGGAATTGGATTTAATTAACAAAGAACACAATGGCTGA
- a CDS encoding ribonuclease HI, which yields MQKEYSMKIYTDGAAKGNPGKAGWGAVFIIHPYPTSPLLRGRSEEGVFEIGGGVEHATNNQMELTAPIEALKFLFKQGLVGDDVEIVSDSKYVILGITEWIFNWQKNGWRNAKKEPVLNRALWEELHKLTEEFAKLPNREKIKWTYVKGHNGDKHNERADEIATSFAEEAPIKLKK from the coding sequence ATGCAAAAAGAATATAGTATGAAAATTTATACGGATGGAGCGGCGAAAGGGAACCCGGGGAAAGCTGGCTGGGGGGCTGTTTTTATAATTCACCCCTACCCAACCTCCCCCTTGTTAAGGGGGAGGAGTGAGGAGGGGGTCTTTGAAATCGGGGGAGGAGTGGAACACGCGACAAACAATCAAATGGAATTGACTGCGCCAATTGAAGCGTTGAAGTTTTTATTTAAGCAAGGCTTGGTTGGGGATGATGTGGAAATTGTTTCTGATTCTAAATATGTGATTTTGGGAATTACGGAATGGATTTTTAATTGGCAAAAGAATGGATGGCGTAATGCCAAAAAAGAGCCAGTTTTAAATCGCGCTCTTTGGGAAGAACTACATAAACTTACTGAAGAGTTTGCAAAATTGCCAAACAGGGAGAAAATAAAATGGACTTATGTGAAAGGACACAATGGAGACAAGCATAACGAAAGAGCGGACGAAATAGCGACTAGTTTTGCGGAAGAGGCGCCGATAAAATTGAAAAAATAA
- the tpiA gene encoding triose-phosphate isomerase — MLKKITKKIICGNWKMNPRTLKEAEKLFSDVVKEVSEAKKTEIVICPPSIYLERLKKIRTNKIKLGAQNAFYGDLGAFTGEVSGEMFSNIGVKYAILGHSERRALGENNSEINKKIKSSLSAGLVPILCVGENVRDESHSYFNLVKTQIEECLAGVSKNSISKIIIAYEPVWALSSTLNRRDATADDSREMAIFIRKILSDKFGKDASGARIIYGGSANEKDAEDFLKNGGVDGLLPGRASLNAKKFSEIVKICEALEKKKI, encoded by the coding sequence ATGCTGAAAAAGATCACAAAGAAAATAATATGCGGTAATTGGAAAATGAATCCGCGCACTCTGAAAGAAGCGGAGAAATTATTTTCTGATGTGGTAAAAGAAGTTTCTGAAGCCAAGAAGACGGAAATCGTGATCTGCCCGCCTAGCATTTATTTAGAAAGATTAAAAAAAATTAGAACCAATAAAATAAAACTTGGAGCGCAAAATGCTTTTTATGGCGACCTCGGAGCTTTTACGGGAGAAGTGTCCGGAGAAATGTTTTCCAATATCGGCGTGAAGTATGCAATTTTGGGACATTCTGAAAGACGAGCTCTCGGAGAAAACAATAGTGAAATAAATAAAAAAATAAAATCATCCCTTTCGGCTGGTCTAGTACCGATACTTTGCGTGGGTGAAAATGTTCGCGATGAAAGCCATAGTTATTTTAATTTAGTCAAAACACAAATCGAAGAATGTCTGGCGGGAGTTTCTAAAAATTCAATTTCAAAAATAATTATAGCTTATGAACCAGTCTGGGCACTCTCTAGCACGCTTAATCGTCGAGATGCGACAGCAGATGACTCCAGAGAAATGGCTATTTTTATACGTAAAATACTTTCTGATAAATTCGGTAAAGATGCATCTGGTGCCAGGATTATTTATGGCGGTTCTGCTAATGAAAAAGATGCAGAAGATTTTCTTAAAAACGGAGGAGTGGACGGATTGCTTCCCGGCCGTGCTAGTTTGAATGCAAAAAAGTTTTCAGAGATTGTAAAAATATGCGAAGCATTAGAGAAAAAAAAAATTTAA
- a CDS encoding Fe-Mn family superoxide dismutase: MKFEEIKFNLGSFKGISSKNIEEHLKLYAGYVKNTNLIIEKLEEYEKISETRELAPEVVYLVGELHRRFGFEFNGMRNHEYYFKSLEGEAKPLPENFQLKITIEKQGQSFDLWLRDFKNLAMTRGVGWAVLYYDKQTKNLISAWVDEHHLGQLNGLQWILGIDMWEHAFVYDYPTSEKKKYVEAFFENLNWEVIEENFKKAQ; encoded by the coding sequence ATGAAATTTGAGGAAATAAAATTTAACCTAGGAAGTTTTAAAGGCATCTCTAGTAAAAATATTGAGGAACATTTGAAGCTTTATGCTGGGTATGTAAAAAACACAAATTTAATTATTGAAAAACTTGAAGAATACGAAAAAATATCTGAAACCAGAGAGCTAGCCCCGGAAGTTGTTTATTTAGTGGGAGAACTACATAGAAGATTCGGCTTTGAATTCAATGGAATGAGAAACCACGAATATTATTTCAAGTCTCTAGAAGGCGAAGCCAAACCCCTACCTGAAAATTTTCAATTAAAAATTACGATTGAAAAACAAGGACAATCGTTTGATCTATGGCTCAGGGATTTTAAAAATCTGGCGATGACCCGCGGAGTCGGCTGGGCAGTGCTTTACTACGACAAACAAACAAAAAATCTCATATCTGCTTGGGTAGACGAGCACCACTTGGGACAATTAAATGGACTTCAGTGGATTCTTGGTATTGATATGTGGGAACATGCTTTCGTTTATGATTATCCGACCTCCGAAAAGAAAAAATACGTGGAAGCATTCTTTGAAAATTTAAATTGGGAGGTCATAGAAGAAAATTTCAAAAAGGCTCAGTAA
- a CDS encoding DHHA1 domain-containing protein: MQKYSELLRTLLEKRGVADAEQAEIFLNPSYERDFYDPFLMRDMEKACVRLYEAIENKEKIIIYADYDCDGIPGAVIFNDLFKLVGYENYEIYIPLRNSEGYGLNLVAIKQFSENGVKLLITVDLGITAVAEVAQAEADGIDVIIIDHHLPKQKIQPIKNSPAFALGVEKTGDPRLLNFLQSEFLLPRAYAILNPKVDEYPEKMLCGAGVVFKFMQGFIHKYGKENENFGIKNGQEKWMLDMAGLATLSDMVPLTGENRAIAYFGMKVLKKSARPGLQKLLAKMKIEQGYLSVDDIGFMVTPRLNAASRMDDPMRAYEILSTRDEAKAGLLSDHLSKINDERKNIVKNIMRDVNKHIDKKFENGIETDVIVIGNPEWKVGVLGLVAGKISDKYKKSVFVWAKDENNCIKGSCRSDGSVSVVELMSENSESFVDFGGHELAGGFTVCDDKIHFLEEALSVSFKKITTPLRSESEHPSLIKEGKNIKDMKLSLSDVNMKNWKELEKLAPFGIGNPKPVFLFPDIKIEKIKKFGKNGSGEHLEIVFSDLSGKATAISFFSDYDSFDIPIAENKTVNLLATFDLSRFRGRVELRLRVENIL; this comes from the coding sequence ATGCAAAAGTATAGCGAATTATTGAGGACGCTTCTGGAAAAAAGAGGAGTTGCCGATGCGGAGCAAGCAGAAATTTTTCTAAATCCAAGTTATGAGCGCGATTTTTATGATCCTTTTTTAATGCGGGATATGGAGAAGGCTTGCGTAAGGCTATATGAGGCCATAGAGAATAAGGAAAAAATAATCATTTATGCAGATTATGATTGTGATGGAATTCCAGGGGCGGTAATTTTTAACGACTTATTTAAACTGGTTGGATATGAAAATTATGAAATTTATATACCCCTGAGAAATTCTGAAGGGTATGGGCTCAACCTCGTTGCCATAAAACAATTTTCAGAAAACGGAGTGAAATTGTTGATTACGGTCGATCTTGGAATCACTGCGGTGGCTGAAGTGGCTCAGGCGGAAGCAGACGGCATCGATGTAATAATCATTGATCACCACTTGCCAAAACAAAAAATTCAGCCCATAAAAAATTCTCCCGCCTTCGCCCTCGGAGTCGAAAAGACAGGGGACCCACGACTCCTTAATTTTTTACAGTCTGAATTTTTACTGCCTCGCGCCTATGCAATTTTGAATCCAAAAGTGGATGAGTATCCGGAAAAAATGCTTTGCGGAGCAGGCGTTGTTTTTAAATTTATGCAAGGTTTTATTCATAAATACGGCAAAGAGAATGAGAATTTTGGGATAAAAAATGGTCAGGAAAAATGGATGTTGGATATGGCAGGTTTGGCGACCCTTTCTGACATGGTTCCCCTTACCGGTGAAAACAGAGCTATCGCTTATTTCGGAATGAAAGTTCTGAAGAAATCTGCCCGACCGGGTTTGCAGAAACTTTTAGCGAAAATGAAAATCGAGCAAGGATATTTATCAGTGGACGATATTGGTTTTATGGTAACGCCCAGATTAAACGCAGCCTCGAGAATGGATGACCCTATGCGAGCTTATGAAATTCTTTCCACAAGAGATGAGGCGAAAGCAGGTCTGCTCTCAGATCATTTGTCGAAGATAAATGATGAAAGGAAAAACATAGTAAAAAATATTATGCGTGATGTAAATAAGCATATTGATAAAAAATTCGAGAATGGAATAGAAACGGACGTGATAGTGATAGGTAACCCAGAGTGGAAAGTGGGAGTTTTAGGATTAGTGGCAGGGAAAATATCAGATAAATATAAAAAATCTGTTTTTGTGTGGGCGAAAGATGAAAATAATTGCATTAAAGGTTCTTGTCGGAGCGATGGGTCGGTCTCTGTTGTGGAGCTTATGAGCGAGAACAGCGAATCATTTGTGGACTTTGGCGGACACGAACTCGCAGGAGGATTTACCGTTTGTGATGATAAAATTCATTTTTTAGAGGAAGCGCTGTCTGTTTCTTTTAAAAAAATTACCACCCCGCTCCGATCTGAATCGGAGCACCCCTCCTTAATTAAGGAGGGGAAAAACATCAAAGATATGAAATTATCTCTTTCTGACGTCAACATGAAAAATTGGAAAGAACTGGAAAAGCTCGCACCTTTTGGAATAGGAAATCCTAAACCCGTTTTCCTTTTTCCTGACATCAAGATAGAAAAAATAAAAAAATTTGGTAAAAATGGATCTGGAGAACATTTGGAAATTGTTTTTTCTGACTTATCCGGCAAAGCCACGGCTATTTCATTTTTCTCTGATTATGATTCTTTTGATATACCTATTGCGGAGAACAAAACAGTCAATCTTCTAGCCACTTTTGATTTATCTAGATTTAGAGGGAGAGTTGAGTTAAGATTAAGGGTAGAGAATATATTATAA
- a CDS encoding type II secretion system F family protein, producing the protein MLFSYSAKSKTGEILESILDATDRYALARELRSRGYIPLSITEKKENFVNKFLALSGVFTKIKIGEQIIFTKNLSGMIKAGLSLSRALSVLKKQTKNPKLSRILTSLVNDIDSGETFSSALAKFPDVFSKLFVSMVRAGEESGNLAGALSDIGLNLEKSSSLTKKIKGALIYPSVIMSAMVIIGVLMFAFVVPTLAGTFKELGVKLPLSTQILVFVGNFFSNNLILTFVIIFGAAFGIFSLFRAKFMAPYIDFIVLKIPIVNNLTRELNTARTARTVSSLLSSGVSITRAIEITQDVVQNIYYKKVLNEAKLAIEKGEPFSKAFEAHQNLYPVMMSEMIQVGEETGKLSDMLLEIALFYEEEVENKTKNLSTIIEPLLMIVIGAGVGFFAISMISPLYSILGSIN; encoded by the coding sequence ATGCTTTTTTCTTACAGCGCAAAATCAAAAACAGGGGAAATTTTGGAAAGTATTTTAGACGCCACTGATCGCTATGCTCTTGCTCGTGAATTGCGTTCGCGCGGATACATTCCGTTATCAATTACAGAAAAAAAAGAAAATTTTGTTAATAAATTCTTGGCATTATCCGGTGTTTTTACAAAAATAAAAATCGGAGAACAGATTATCTTTACTAAAAATTTAAGCGGAATGATAAAAGCGGGCCTTTCGCTTTCCAGAGCTTTATCGGTTTTAAAAAAGCAAACAAAAAATCCTAAACTTAGTAGAATTTTAACATCTTTGGTAAATGATATAGATTCCGGAGAAACTTTTTCTTCCGCTCTTGCAAAATTTCCTGATGTTTTTTCAAAACTTTTCGTTTCAATGGTTCGCGCCGGGGAAGAATCTGGGAATCTTGCCGGAGCGCTCTCTGATATTGGATTAAATCTTGAAAAATCAAGTTCCTTGACTAAAAAAATAAAAGGTGCGCTCATTTATCCTAGCGTTATTATGTCGGCGATGGTTATTATCGGTGTTTTAATGTTTGCTTTCGTGGTTCCCACTTTAGCAGGCACCTTTAAAGAACTCGGAGTGAAATTGCCTCTTTCCACTCAAATACTTGTTTTTGTTGGTAATTTTTTTTCCAATAATTTGATATTGACCTTTGTAATTATTTTTGGGGCAGCTTTTGGCATTTTTTCTCTTTTTCGAGCCAAATTTATGGCTCCATATATTGATTTTATTGTTTTAAAGATCCCAATTGTTAATAATTTAACAAGAGAATTAAACACTGCGCGTACTGCACGTACTGTTTCTTCTCTTTTGTCTTCTGGTGTTTCTATCACAAGAGCAATTGAAATCACGCAAGACGTGGTGCAAAATATTTATTATAAAAAAGTTTTAAATGAAGCAAAATTAGCGATAGAAAAGGGAGAACCTTTTTCTAAAGCCTTTGAGGCTCACCAGAATTTATATCCTGTAATGATGTCAGAAATGATTCAAGTCGGAGAAGAGACAGGAAAATTATCTGATATGCTGCTCGAGATTGCTTTGTTTTATGAAGAAGAGGTTGAAAATAAAACCAAAAATCTCTCCACAATTATTGAGCCATTACTAATGATCGTTATCGGGGCTGGAGTCGGTTTTTTTGCAATCTCGATGATTTCCCCGCTTTATTCAATTTTAGGAAGCATAAATTAA
- a CDS encoding ComEC/Rec2 family competence protein, translating to MRDRVFYTTCFGFLFGVLLRSFFLVDFYLVILFGLIALALFLFFTLISLGHSPTGEAKNKWGILASIFLLTFCFGIFRFNMVDVLAPNIFESQVGQKVTLDGVITDEPSIKENNQQLTVLVTSRGWTSGPPDVQPLPTTKILLSTSLDTDYKYGDKINFFGKLEKPENFITDQGKVFDYVNYLRKDGILYVMGYPRIEIVSLGRSQTGEARGNGNVIQSALFQIKDKFLEKINFAINAPENLLLGGLILGEKSSFSQDLRQSFVNTGTIHIVALSGYNVTIVAEWIMKFLAKVPYAPKNFGIGMGILTVILFIIMTGGSSTAVRAGIMATLALVARATGRNYDVARALLLAGVLMILLNPFLLVFDVSFQLSFLATVAVIFLAPRIEKYFLWVPKTFELRDIVSVTCAAYVFVFPFILYKMGNFSLVALPANVLILPFIPFTMMLGFITGFLGLIYYVLAIPAGFLSYLFLHYELGVINFFSNLPFSAFTFPDFPFLLTLIIYAYFIYKLFGRNINKFFTEPF from the coding sequence ATGCGGGATAGAGTTTTTTATACAACTTGTTTTGGGTTTTTATTTGGAGTGCTGTTGCGCTCTTTCTTTTTGGTAGATTTTTATTTGGTAATTTTATTCGGCTTAATTGCTCTCGCTTTGTTTTTGTTTTTTACTTTAATTTCCCTCGGCCATAGCCCTACGGGCGAGGCAAAAAACAAGTGGGGTATATTAGCTTCGATTTTTCTTCTGACTTTTTGTTTTGGAATTTTTAGATTTAACATGGTAGATGTTTTAGCACCAAATATTTTTGAGTCGCAAGTAGGGCAAAAAGTAACTCTCGATGGAGTTATAACTGATGAACCTAGTATAAAAGAAAATAACCAGCAATTGACGGTGCTTGTAACTTCTAGAGGTTGGACATCGGGTCCCCCTGATGTCCAACCTCTTCCCACCACTAAAATTTTATTGTCTACCAGTCTAGATACAGATTATAAATATGGAGACAAAATAAATTTTTTTGGGAAATTAGAAAAGCCGGAGAATTTTATTACCGACCAAGGTAAAGTTTTTGACTATGTAAATTATTTGCGCAAAGACGGGATTTTGTATGTGATGGGTTATCCCAGAATTGAAATTGTCTCCCTTGGCCGTAGCCAGACGGGCGAGGCCCGCGGAAATGGCAATGTAATTCAAAGTGCTCTTTTCCAAATTAAAGATAAATTTTTAGAAAAAATAAATTTTGCTATTAATGCTCCTGAGAATCTGCTTTTGGGTGGGCTTATTTTGGGTGAAAAATCTTCTTTTAGTCAAGATTTAAGACAGAGTTTTGTGAATACCGGTACGATCCATATCGTGGCGCTGTCAGGATACAATGTGACGATTGTGGCTGAATGGATTATGAAATTTTTGGCGAAAGTACCTTATGCTCCCAAAAATTTTGGTATTGGAATGGGAATATTAACAGTAATTCTATTTATCATAATGACTGGCGGGAGTTCGACTGCAGTCCGAGCGGGGATAATGGCGACTCTGGCATTGGTAGCCCGCGCGACCGGCCGCAATTATGATGTCGCGCGGGCGTTATTGTTGGCTGGAGTGTTGATGATTCTACTCAATCCTTTTCTTCTAGTTTTTGATGTTTCTTTTCAGCTTTCATTTTTGGCGACGGTCGCGGTGATTTTTCTCGCTCCGAGAATTGAAAAATATTTTTTATGGGTACCAAAAACTTTCGAATTGCGAGACATTGTGTCCGTCACCTGTGCTGCTTATGTTTTTGTTTTTCCTTTTATTCTTTATAAAATGGGCAATTTTTCTCTGGTGGCTCTGCCAGCCAATGTTTTAATTTTACCTTTTATTCCTTTTACAATGATGCTCGGTTTCATCACTGGTTTTCTTGGGCTTATTTATTATGTGCTGGCAATACCGGCAGGTTTTCTTTCGTATTTATTTCTGCATTACGAGCTTGGAGTAATAAATTTTTTTTCAAACCTGCCATTTTCAGCTTTTACTTTTCCAGATTTTCCATTTTTACTTACGCTGATTATTTATGCCTATTTTATTTATAAACTTTTTGGCAGAAATATAAATAAATTCTTTACTGAGCCTTTTTGA
- a CDS encoding HIT domain-containing protein encodes MENCIFDKIIKGEIPCTKVYEDENFLAFLDIQPVADGHLLLIPKKHMVWMQDADDETICGIFKLAKKLMLAIKKGIGCDYVQLSIVGKDVPHFHIHLIPRFLNDNLPMFRTKIYKDKESAEAAEKIIAAL; translated from the coding sequence ATGGAGAACTGCATTTTTGATAAAATAATTAAGGGAGAAATTCCTTGCACAAAAGTTTATGAAGATGAAAACTTCTTAGCATTTTTAGATATTCAGCCGGTCGCGGATGGGCATCTTTTATTAATTCCCAAAAAGCACATGGTCTGGATGCAAGACGCAGATGATGAAACAATCTGCGGAATTTTTAAATTAGCTAAAAAATTAATGCTCGCTATCAAAAAAGGAATCGGGTGCGATTATGTGCAGCTTTCCATAGTCGGTAAAGATGTCCCCCATTTTCATATACATTTAATCCCTAGATTTCTTAATGACAATTTGCCAATGTTTCGAACAAAAATCTACAAAGACAAAGAATCAGCCGAAGCTGCTGAAAAAATTATCGCAGCGCTTTGA
- a CDS encoding ComEC/Rec2 family competence protein, producing the protein MYKNIKQCWMLILVLLLLFTTFFLFYLDWQNSNQGLTFAMLDVGQGDALFIESPTGTQVMFDGGPPRKVLGPLQRVISPFDKTIDALIITNPDADHIGGLLDILKNYKVGMVLESGVLTDSKTYQNLREEMKKQNVPDILAKRGMKLDMGSGAVIDILFPDRDVSEWATNDGSVVARLSYGNTSIMLTGDAGTKTEQIILSENSQMRLKSTILKVGHHGSRTSSSPSYVKAVSPEYALISDGKDNNYGHPHPETLETLTKFGAKIFRTDLLGTIIVKSDGQNEIFSFHR; encoded by the coding sequence ATGTATAAAAATATCAAACAGTGCTGGATGTTGATTCTTGTACTTCTCCTTTTATTTACAACATTTTTTCTATTTTATTTAGATTGGCAAAATTCCAACCAGGGTCTTACTTTTGCAATGCTAGATGTCGGGCAGGGAGACGCTCTTTTTATAGAATCTCCGACAGGTACCCAAGTCATGTTTGATGGTGGTCCACCGCGTAAAGTTTTGGGTCCACTTCAAAGAGTAATTTCTCCATTTGATAAAACTATTGATGCCCTAATAATTACCAACCCGGACGCAGATCACATCGGCGGACTTTTGGATATTTTAAAGAATTACAAAGTGGGTATGGTTCTCGAATCTGGCGTCTTAACAGATTCTAAAACTTATCAAAACTTGAGAGAAGAAATGAAAAAACAAAACGTACCGGATATTTTAGCTAAAAGAGGAATGAAGTTAGACATGGGAAGCGGAGCAGTAATCGATATTTTATTTCCCGATAGAGATGTTTCCGAGTGGGCGACGAATGATGGCTCAGTAGTAGCACGGCTTTCTTATGGAAATACTTCTATAATGCTAACTGGTGATGCAGGAACAAAAACAGAACAAATAATTCTCTCAGAAAATTCCCAAATGCGGTTAAAAAGCACTATTTTAAAGGTTGGGCATCATGGCTCGCGGACTTCTTCGTCTCCAAGTTATGTAAAAGCCGTCTCTCCGGAATATGCGCTCATCTCAGACGGCAAAGATAATAATTACGGTCATCCTCATCCAGAGACCTTGGAAACACTCACTAAATTTGGAGCAAAAATTTTCCGGACTGATTTGTTGGGTACGATAATCGTGAAATCCGACGGTCAAAATGAGATTTTTTCATTCCACAGGTAG
- a CDS encoding type II secretion system protein, producing the protein MKNLYKKGITIIELLVVLAVLGIIFSVVIPQFSKMRENQVLKSGVSDTLSSIDKARGETLASLNSSSYGVHFQSDKVIIFKGTDFSTRDTTKDETISIATPAIISSGTLTLPVDIYFNRLSGSPSKTGTITISTPVYSKIITISATGVASVD; encoded by the coding sequence ATGAAAAATTTATACAAAAAAGGAATAACAATTATAGAGTTATTGGTAGTATTAGCAGTGCTCGGTATTATTTTTTCAGTTGTTATTCCGCAATTTTCTAAAATGAGAGAGAATCAAGTGTTGAAAAGCGGAGTTTCCGATACGTTATCGTCTATAGATAAAGCGCGCGGGGAAACGCTTGCATCTTTGAATTCTTCTTCTTATGGAGTGCATTTCCAATCTGACAAAGTTATAATTTTTAAAGGCACAGATTTTTCCACTCGGGATACAACAAAAGATGAAACAATAAGTATTGCAACACCTGCTATTATATCTAGTGGTACACTTACCCTACCCGTGGATATTTATTTTAATCGTCTTTCTGGAAGTCCGAGTAAGACTGGCACAATAACTATTTCCACTCCTGTCTATTCAAAAATTATTACAATTTCTGCTACGGGAGTGGCTAGTGTGGATTAA